Proteins from a single region of Mus pahari chromosome 2, PAHARI_EIJ_v1.1, whole genome shotgun sequence:
- the Dppa3 gene encoding developmental pluripotency-associated protein 3, whose amino-acid sequence MEGPSEKVDPMEGPETPQKEDEEDSSDDTDILQPETLVRVMKKLTLNPSAKRSGRRRTLRNQIAAVPVENRXERIRREVQGAFPQRRVRTLLSVLKDPIARMRRFVRIEQRQKRLEGNEFEGGSEPFRCLCTFCHYQRWDPSENANIGKN is encoded by the exons ATGGAGGGACCATCAGAGAAAGTCGACCCAATGGAGGGCCCCGAAACTCCTcagaaggaagatgaagaggattCATCCGATGATACAG ATATCCTACAACCAGAAACACTAGTAAGGGTCATGAAAAAGCTAACCCTGAACCCCAGTGCCAAGCGGTCAGGGCGCCGGCGCACTCTACGGAACCAGATTGCAGCCGTACCTGTGGAGAACAGGAGNGAGAGAATCCGGAGGGAAGTTCAAGGCGCCTTTCCCCAGAGAAGGGTCCGCACTTTGTTGTCGGTGCTGAAAGACCCTATAGCAAGGATGAGAAGATTTGTTCGG ATTGAGCAGAGACAAAAAAGGCTTGAAGGAAATGAG TTTGAAGGGGGCAGTGAGCCATTCAGATGTCTCTGCACTTTCTGCCATTATCAAAGATGGGATCCCTCTGAGAACGCTAACATCGGGAAGAATTAG
- the Gdf3 gene encoding growth/differentiation factor 3 — translation MQLYQRLLTLGFLLLTLPWGQTSEFQDSDFLQFLGLEKVPSPRRFQPVPRILRKIIRAREAAAASGASQDLCYVKELGVRGNLLRLLPDQGFFLNTQKPFQDGSCLQKVLYFNLSAIEEKAKLTMAQLTLDLGPRSYYNLRPELVVALSMVQDRGVSGRSHPKLGRLLFLRSVPGPQGLLQFNLQGVVKDWNSNRRKNLGLHLQILLKEDRYSGINVQPENSCDRLIRSLHASLLMVTLNPQHCHPSSRKRRAAIPVPKGFCRNLCHRHQLFINFQDLGWHKWVIAPKGFMANYCHGECPFSMTTYLNSSNYAFMQALMHMADPRVPKAVCVPTKLSPISMLYQDNDKNVILRHYEDMVVDECGCG, via the exons ATGCAGCTTTACCAAAGGCTTCTGACTCTTGGCTTCCTTCTGTTAACCCTGCCCTGGGGCCAGACATCAGAATTTCAAGACTCTGATTTTTTGCAGTTTCTGGGATTAGAGAAAGTGCCTTCACCTCGCAGGTTCCAACCTGTGCCTCGCATCTTAAGGAAGATCATCCGGGCTCGAGAAGCCGCTGCCGCCAGCGGGGCCTCGCAGGACTTATGCTACGTGAAGGAGCTGGGTGTCCGTGGGAACCTACTTCGGCTTCTCCCAGACCAGG GTTTTTTCCTTAACACACAGAAACCTTTCCAAGATGGCTCCTGTCTCCAGAAGGTCCTCTATTTTAACTTGTCTGCCATCGAAGAAAAGGCAAAGTTGACCATGGCCCAGCTGACTCTAGACTTGGGGCCCAGGTCCTATTACAACCTGCGACCAGAGCTGGTGGTGGCTCTGTCTATGGTTCAGGACCGTGGTGTGTCCGGGCGATCCCACCCTAAGCTGGGCAGATTGCTTTTTCTGCGGTCTGTCCCCGGGCCTCAAGGTCTGCTTCAGTTCAACCTTCAGGGTGTGGTTAAGGATTGGAACAGCAACCGACGGAAGAATTTGGGTTTACACTTACAAATTCTGCTCAAAGAGGACAGATACTCTGGGATAAATGTCCAGCCTGAGAACTCCTGTGACCGGCTGATACGCTCTCTCCATGCCTCCCTGCTGATGGTAACCCTCAACCCTCAACACTGTCACCCTTCTTCCAGAAAAAGGAGGGCGGCCATCCCTGTCCCCAAGGGTTTTTGTAGGAACCTCTGCCACCGTCATCAGCTGTTCATCAACTTCCAGGACCTGGGTTGGCACAAGTGGGTCATTGCCCCTAAGGGGTTCATGGCAAATTACTGTCATGGAGAGTGCCCCTTCTCAATGACCACATATTTAAATAGTTCCAATTATGCTTTCATGCAGGCTCTGATGCATATGGCTGACCCCAGGGTCCCCAAGGCTGTCTGTGTCCCCACCAAGCTCTCGCCCATCTCCATGCTCTATCAAGATAATGATAAGAACGTCATTCTCCGACATTATGAAGACATGGTAGTCgatgagtgtgggtgtgggtag